One segment of Coffea eugenioides isolate CCC68of unplaced genomic scaffold, Ceug_1.0 ScVebR1_483;HRSCAF=1168, whole genome shotgun sequence DNA contains the following:
- the LOC113758327 gene encoding deacetylvindoline O-acetyltransferase-like has translation MDASLQFEIISETFIKPSSPTPPSLRYHKLSLFDQGISPYVLIRVAFFYPNIKGTRWLANEISQLLKSSLSKTLAQYYPFAGRLMKNGYMIDCNDMGAQFTEGRINCRVSEIRKQLSSSSEKMEDLIFARSLFSGPALANHHSLVFVQLSSFNCGGIVLSVSINHRIADASSVSTFMNDWAAIARQTSDIPSPHLHGASLFPPVDGQQFPKPSPPKLNQGKHVKRMLAFHASKIGELKAVALNSGVENPTRFEVVSALLYSCFISAASKANSGSHIRQSIFGHPVNFRQIIVPPLPQNSVGNFFTYFLTSVDNNAEVKLPELINKIREGKTKVCKECTENINAITSKLEASHSAPLTAAIETYNSDFYACSSWCRFPFYGVDFGWGTPSLVYPATTSGLNMLILIDMEDGNGIYAHVKLKDSELDVSVLEENDVLLAYASLDA, from the coding sequence ATGGATGCCTCGCTGCAGTTTGAGATAATTTCTGAAACATTCATCAAGCCTTCCTCACCTACTCCTCCTTCTTTGAGATACCACAAGCTCTCATTGTTCGATCAAGGAATCTCACCATATGTTCTGATCCGGGTGGCTTTCTTCTATCCTAATATTAAGGGAACTCGTTGGCTTGCCAATGAAATATCACAACTGCTTAAAAGTTCTCTCTCAAAAACTCTTGCCCAGTATTACCCTTTCGCCGGAAGGCTGATGAAAAACGGCTATATGATTGATTGCAACGACATGGGTGCTCAATTTACTGAAGGCCGAATTAATTGTCGAGTGTCTGAGATTCGCAAGCAATTAAGTTCAAGTTCTGAAAAAATGGAAGATCTTATCTTTGCTAGATCTCTATTCTCCGGGCCGGCCCTAGCGAATCATCATAGCCTAGTATTTGTTCAGCTCAGTTCTTTCAACTGTGGAGGCATAGTATTGAGTGTGTCCATAAATCACAGGATTGCTGATGCATCCAGCGTATCAACTTTCATGAATGATTGGGCAGCAATTGCTCGTCAAACGAGTGACATCCCATCTCCTCATCTTCATGGAGCTTCTCTGTTCCCCCCTGTTGACGGTCAGCAATTTCCAAAACCATCTCCTCCTAAGTTAAATCAAGGGAAGCACGTGAAAAGGATGTTGGCGTTCCATGCTTCTAAAATTGGAGAACTCAAGGCTGTTGCTCTTAACTCAGGAGTAGAAAACCCTACTCGGTTTGAAGTTGTGTCAGCCCTACTTTACAGTTGTTTTATATCTGCAGCATCAAAGGCAAACTCGGGATCACACATCCGCCAATCAATCTTCGGGCATCCTGTGAATTTTCGACAAATAATTGTCCCTCCACTTCCACAAAATTCAGTTGGGAATTTTTTTACCTACTTCCTGACATCAGTTGACAACAATGCTGAAGTTAAATTACCAGagttaattaataaaataaggGAAGGGAAAACAAAAGTATGCAAGGAGTGCACAGAAAACATCAATGCCATTACTAGTAAGCTAGAAGCATCCCATTCAGCACCGCTGACTGCAGCAATTGAAACATACAACTCTGACTTCTACGCGTGCTCAAGCTGGTGTAGGTTTCCATTTTATGGCGTTGATTTTGGCTGGGGAACACCTTCGCTGGTATACCCAGCAACCACTTCAGGGCTCAACATGTTGATATTAATAGACATGGAAGATGGTAATGGAATATATGCACATGTTAAACTAAAAGATTCTGAGTTGGACGTGTCAGTCTTGGAAGAAAATGACGTGCTGCTTGCTTATGCCTCTTTGGATGCTTAA